From the Triticum urartu cultivar G1812 chromosome 4, Tu2.1, whole genome shotgun sequence genome, the window TTGCCGCCCTCGCATCACCAGGCAAGCCTCCCCGCAAGCCGCCCGCGAGAAACGCCTCACCCCCACCTTCCTTGGCGCCTGCTCGGGCTTTGTCGGTAGCCCTCGAGTGATGACGCGACAAGATGAGAGGAGGGGGGAGGGCCTAGCGGCatcggcggcggctagggttcctcCGTGCCGCTAGGGTAGGTGACACGGTGATGAGGCCTCTTTTTCTTCTATCTGAATCCAGTTCCTGTTGGCCGAAATTATTAGGCAGTTGACATGCAATTAAGCTCTAGGGAGCTACATACCGCTGCCACACGCCGTGCACGAGTAATGCTGGACCAACTTAAAGTACAATTTTTATTACGTGATAGCAAACCTGTAGACTTGGGATTGGATTGAAGGGGGTGGGAGGGGCCCACACCCGTAAAAATCAAGGGCCGATAGAATAAATTAGGCAGGTTACATAGGATTTTGTAGATGAATTACGTAGGCGTAGCATTTTCGCCATCACTTCGTGCGTCAATGGTGATAGCGCCCACGGCGGTGCCGACTGTTGATGTCCGCGTTGCCAAGCCTCGTTACCAATACCACCTCATATCGATCAATCCACATGTTGAACACCATTATGGTCTACGTATCCATGCTGtgttcttctttctttttttcgaCACATGAGCAAGCATTTGACCCTGGGTTATTAATATATTTTCCTGGGAATTTAGAGGCCGACGCACGACCCCACGATACTCCATGATCTATCATCATGGTGTACGCGTGAAGTACTACAAAAATGACAAGGAAATTAAGGTGTCCTTGCTAACGCATTATCTCCATCGTCGATCATAAATTTGGTCAAGGCAATTATACGCGTACGGAGTACAAAAACACGCATCTATGTGCTGTAGAAGAATGACACGGAAACTCAGCTGTCTAGCTAAGCAAATTCATGCTTCATGTTGATTTATGTTCGCGTGCGTACTATATATATACCCCGCCTCGCGCTCCATATCATCATCAACCGCTTCAAGGCACACAAATCAAGCTGCCAGATCCCAACTAGCTAGCTAGTCAGCTGCAAAACTCAGTGAAAAGGAAGCAAGACCGACAAATACTCACTCGATCATGGTGGCCATGGTGGTGCCGTCGGTGTTCGCCGCCTTCGACAAGGACGGCGACGGCAAGGTGTCCGCGTCCGACCTGCGGTGCGGCATGGCGGCGACCCTGGGCGAGGACGTatcggaggaggaggcggcagtGATCCTGGCCGCGGTGGACGCCGACGGCGACGGGCTGCTGAGCCAAGAAGAGTTCTCGAGGCTAGCCGCCGGTGCCCACGAAGAGGACGACGTTGACGTGAGGCAATGCTGTCTGAGGGAGGCGTTCGGGATGTACGCATCATCATCCACGGAAGccacgacgacgacgatgattACGCCGGCGAGCCTGAGGCGGACGCTGAGCAGGCTGGGCTCTCACGAACTGGGCGTGGACGAGTGCACGGCAATGATCTGCAGATTTGACCTCGACGGCGACGGTGCCCTCTCGTTCGATGAGTTCCAAGTCATGATGATGGCCTGATCATCGACTCTCTTCATGGAATTTTTCAAGACAGATATAGTGTTCACTTAATTCATGGATCGATCACATTCACATACTATGTACGTGTTCATTCTTTCTTTGTTTTGCTCGCACGATAACCCTCGATTTCTATGGATGCGTGTACAGATTCATTTGGAGTTAATCTTCTGCAAACTCGGCAGTGTCGAATAATATCATTTGGAGTTAATGTTCTGCAAAGTCGGCAGTGTCGCAGCTACTAGTACATCTACAACCGGTCCTCTCAAACGGTCGACATCCAAGGGAACAGTCTAATCACTGCTGCTGTCCTTATATGAGTTGGAAACTATTCTCATTGATTGATCACAGGTGTTACAGAGTACAACATATATGAAGAGTGTGGAGTTGCCAAACGCCCCTATAATGGTGGCACGCAGGCCAGGCGTGGCTGACTCGGTCACATAAATTACATACAAGAGGTGATACAAAATACATACGCTAACACCCTCCTCAGCCGGAACTCCATTTGGGAGGATGTTCAGGCTGGAGCGAAAATCAAAAAACACCTGTGATGGTAACCCCTTGGTGAAAACATCGGCAAACTGCGAGCTCGATGGAACATGAAGAACGCGAGCCTCGCCAAGAGCCACTCTGTCACGAACGAAGTGCAAGTCGATCTCGATATGCTTGGTGCGCTGATGCTGAACGGGGTTACAAGCGAGATAGGAAGCACTGATGTTATCACAATATACAATGGTGGCTCGGGTGGGCGGGTGTTTAAGCTCAAAGAGAAGCTGGCGCAGCCAACAGGACCCGGCGACACAATTTGCAACACCTCGATATTCCGCTTCGGCACTGGAGCGGGAGGTGGTGGCTTGCCTCTTGGAGGACCAGGAGATGAGGTTGGAGCCGAGGAACACACAAAACCCAGAAGTGGACTTTCGTGTGTCCGGGCACCCCGCCCAATCAACATCAGTGTAAGAGATGAGATCTGTGGTGGAGGACTTGTATAACTGAAGTCCGTAGTGAGAGGTACCCTGGAGGTAGCGAAGGATCCGCTTCACGAGCTGCATATGAGTGTCGCGAGGGTCATGCATGAAGAGGCATGCCTGTTGAACGGCATAGGAAATATCTGGACGCGTGAGAGTGAGATATTGGAGGGCGCCGGCAAGGCTGCAGTATAGTGTGGGGTTAGAGAGAGGCTGGCCATCATGAGAGGAGAGTTTGGAGCTTGTGTCGACGGGCATTGAAACgggcttgcagttaagcatgTTGGCCCGTTCCAAAATCTCGAGAGTATACTGTTGTTGGCATAGGAAGAGACCGGACGTGTTGGGGGTGACATTGATGCCCAAAAAAtgatggagagcaccgagatcgGTCATGGAGAACTCGCGTTTGAGCGAGTTAATGACGGAATGGAGTGTGGTGGGAGTGTTTTCCATGAGAATGATATCATCGACATAGACCAACAAGTATGCaatggaggcgccatggtgaagAACAAAGAGTGAGGAGTCACTCTTGGTGGCACGAAACCCGAGGGAGAGAAGATACGCTTGGAACCGAAGGAACCAAGTGTGGGGGCCTGTTTGAGGCCGTAGAGAGACTTGCGAAGGTGGCAAACGTGGTCCGGCCGAGAGGAGTCGACAAACCCCGCAGGTTGAGAGCAATACACCGTCTCATGAAGATCGCCATGAAGGAAGGCATTCTTCACATCGAGCTGATGAATAGGCCAGGAGTGGGAAGTAGCGAGGCTCAGAACCACTCGAATGGTGGCCGGTTTGACAACCGGGCTGAAGGTCTCGCCATAATCAACACCCTCTTGCTGAGTGAAACCGCGAACAACCCATCGTGCCTTGTAGCGAGCCAAAGAGCCTTCCGAGTGGAACTTGTGACGAAAAATCCACTTGCCCGTGACCACGTTGACACCTGCAGGCTTAGGCACCAAAGACCAAGTAAAGTTGTTCATTAAAGCATTGTACTCTTCTAGCATGGCTTGTCACCAATGGGGGTCTTTGAGTGCAGACTTGTATGTGGATGGGATGGGTGAGATGGAAGGAGTAGTGATGTCCGCGAGGAAAAGGCGTTTAGGCATGAGATAGCCGGTTTTGGCTCGAGTGGACATGCGGTGTGCATTGTGGGGTGGCTGTATGGGTATGGCGTGGTGGGGTAGACGTGGCTGGGTGGGAGTGGTTGGCACGGAGGAAGAGGTGGATTCGCTAGGCACTGGCACAGTGCAGGACGTTGGATCCAAGGCGGATTCGTGGGCAGCAGATGAGGCAGACGCGACCGTGTGGGAGACAGGCGCGGGGGGCAAGAAGGGTCCACCGGACGAGGTGGGGGGCGAGTGCGAGCGAGCCGCGTGGGAGGTAGGTGCGGGAGGCGAGCCTGGGCCGGGGGAAAGTGACAGGCTGGTGGCTGCGGGCGAATCGGCTGGGCCCGGAGAAAGCGATGGGCTAGTGGCGTCGGGCGAATCAGGGAGAGGCGCTGAGCTAGGGGGTGGAGGTGGGATGCGGTGGGGCCCGGTGGGTGGGATCGCACATGGATCTAGAGGCGGGGGAGGATTGGCCAGTGGGATCGGCACGAGATCCAAGGAGGGCAGTGGGATGGAATGATCTGCATGGGGATCTTCTGTGGAGGAGGGCTTCTCGTGCCAAGATGTGGCAGGCTAATACGGAAACATGGTTTCGTCAAAAACGACGTGGCGAGGTACGATGACGCGGCGTGATGCAAGGTCGTAGCACCTGTATCCTTTGTGTTCTAGGGGATAACCTAAGAATATGCACCGAGTGGAGCGGGGAGCTAGCTTGTGAGCGGAGGTGGCATACAAGTTGGGTAGCATAAACACCCAAAAACGCAGAGATGGTCGTAGGTCGGGTGGATGCCATGGAGAAGAAAGTAGGGAATGTGAGAAGCAATGGCACGAGAAGGGCGCCGGTTGAGCAAGTAGGTGGCCGTGTGGAGGGCTTCTACCCAAAATGGAGGGGTGAGATTGGCTTGGATAAGTAGTGTGCGGATGATGTCATTCGTCGTGCGAATGAGGCACTCGGCATTGCCGTTTTGGGGAGAGGTATGGGGGCAGGAGAAGCGGTAAGCAATGCCATGGGAGGAGAAAAATGAACGGAGGGAGGTGTTGATGAACTCACCACCATTATCGCATTGCATGCTTTTGATGAGCACGTGAAATTGTGTTTGCACAAAGGCAAAGAAGCGTTGGAGGACGGTAGAGGTGTCGGACTTGTGGCGGAGGGGAAAAGTCCAAGAGTAATGTGTGTAATCATCCAACACGACAAGATAATATTGATAGCCTGAAAAGCTTACAACTGGGGACGTCCATAGATCACAATGAATTAAGTCGAAAGGAGAAAACATTTTGCTAGTAGACGGAGGAAAGGGAAGACGTGGCTGGCGACCTAATTGACAAGAGCTACATGGAGTATGTGGTTCTTTATTACAACCAGTGAGAAAATCATGAGGGAGGGAGGAAAAACTATGAGCGTCGGGGTGACCAAGGCGTCGATGCCACACATCCGATGAGGTGGTGAGGAATGTCGACGCCCTGGATGGAGTGGTGCCGGTGAAGGGGTAGAGATCGCCGGTGCTAGCAGAGATCATGAGAATTCTCCGAGTGCGTAGATCCTTCACAAGAAAACCACAGGGGGGAAATTCAACAGAGCATGAGTTGTCAGTAGTGAATTTGCGAACGGAAATAAGGCTAGTGACAACAGTAGGGGAAATAAGAATGTCAGTGTGGCAAAAATCGTGAGGGGTGAGGGTGGTGGATCCAGTGGCGGTGACCGGAAGCTGTTGCCCATTGCCGACAAGAATAGAAGAAGGAACACGCTTTAATGAAGAACGAGACATGGTCAAGTTACCTTGGGTGCCGGTCACGTGCGAGGAGGCGCCAATGTCCATGTACCACTCGGGGCGGGGTTGTGGGGGAAGCCGGAGTTGCTGTATGCGGCGTTCAGCATGGTGAGGTGCTCCCACGATGGCTGCTGCGGTGGGTAGTACGGGGATGGAGGTGTCGGCGGGTACATGTTGTAGGCCTGAGCATGGGCACCCGGACGGGGGCTGAGGACGCCAACGGCGTTGGGAGGAACCCAACCGGGGCGCGGCGACGGGAGCGCCATGCCATACAGGGCGAAGTACCCGGTGAAGGGCGCCGGCAAGGGCGCTTGGTGACCGCGTGCAGAGTAGTCGCCACGTCCACGACCGCGTCCTCGGCCACGTCCGCGACCGTGATCACCGTGACCGCGATCAGAGTGCGGCTGGGCGGGAGGAGCCGGGGCACGATCAGAGGGAGGCCAGTCTTAGGAGGAGCCGCTCGGGGGGCAATCGCCAGAGCCGCGCGAGCCGGAGCCAGAGCCTCTGGCTGGGCCGCAGTCACTGCCAGAAAGAGCGAAGGCCGAAGCGCTCTCTTCGGCGGCGTGCTGCGCCTGGGACTCCTCGACCAGAACCACCCGTGAAAGGACGGTGTCGAACGGGAGGCCCTGGTCCCCGAGGACGACGCGGATGGTGTCGAGGCACTTGTCAAGGCCATGGAGAAACTGAGTGGTGAGGCCGGTCTCGGTGACGGCGTGGTCGATGTCCGCGAGGCGATCGGTGAGGAGCTTCATACGGTGCGCATATTCGGCAACAGGAGATcaccttgcttgagattgcgatATTGCCAGTTGAGAATCATGTACCGAGCATCGTGATTGGCGAGGAAGAAATCGCGGATCTTCTTCCAGAGGGCATAGGTGGTGGTGGCGCCGACGACGTGGTCGACCATGGGGTCCGCGAGAGTGGCGTAGATCCAAAGAGCGACGTGGGCATCAAGCTCGTGGTAGGAGGCATCGGCGTTGGGGGAAGCGGGTGCTCGATGAGTAAGAGGACGCCGTAGCGGATCATCACCATGAGGAAGAAGGACTTCCACTTGTGGTTGTTGTGGTCGGCCGGGTTGAGGAGAAATTTGATGTGATGCGTGATGTGGTCGGAGAAGATGGGGTGGCGAGATGCCGGCGGTGGCGCAGGAGCCGGCGGAGCGGAGGTGAACAGGGGGGCGAACTGAGATCCGGAAGAGCCGGTGGTGCCCAGAGAGGGAGATGGGCTGGTCCCGaaggcgaacggcggcgaggaggccgtgGAGGTGGCCGAGGCGGTGTGGGCGGCGGGCGCCGTGAAGGAGAGCATTGGCGGTGAGGTGCCGGAGCGGGGAGCCGCGGAGGAAGAGGAGTCGGGCTCGGTCATGGGACTGGATATTTGATACCAAGTTGGAAACTATTCTCATTGATAGATCACAGGTGTTACAGAGTACAACATATATGGAGAGTGTGGAGTTGCCAAACGCCCCTATAATGGTGGCGCGCATGCCAGGCGTGGGTGACTTGGTCACATAAATTACATACAAGAGGTGATACAAAATACATACGCTAACAATATGTCTAGGTTATCTATATATCTCTATATCCAACCCATATATGAAAAGGATATAGGGATGTCGGGTCGTGTTCGGACAGTGTGTCACATAGTATTTGGCCCACTACGGACCATGCTTTCCATTTCTTTATTCTtgcttccttctctctctctctctctccatcaaTTATTTGTGTGTGACCCATATTGGGGGAAAGTGGGGGCATAGCTCTATCCATGGACAAATCGGGGTTCAAAGCGGACATTGGCCGGACGCATCCACGAGTGTTTGAGGAGCCAAAATTTTCCATTGTGGTTGTAGATGCCCTTAAACCCTAGCCACCAAGAATGGATCTAGAGAGAGGGAGAAGGCGACTCGATCACCAACATCATTCAGGTTCCCTTACCTCCATGGGTTGCTCTGGCGGCGACGGGAGGAAGGGAAAACCTAGAACCTTGTCCTACGTGCATCAAGTAGTTTAGGGATTCTTAGTAAGGGTTTTGACTATGTATAGCTTTAGCTCCAGCTGTGGTGATGGCAGCCGCGAATAGGTGTCCTCTAGATCTCCCTTCGAAGCGATGGATCTTGCTTCTATTAGTATCGGATCTTTGGGAGAGGGTATGTAATGGCGTCCTTCGGATCTGGACTGGTCCACTATGTGTCATGATGTTGGCATCAAGATGGCCCTCCCTTTCCTGCCCCTTATAATGGTCGTGTTGTGGGCAGTCAGAGGTATCAATGAAACATTGCCCTAGTACGCGTTGGGGGTCAGGGAAATGTTCCTCGGACATTTTTGTGCAAGCGGCGTTGGTGTGCCTCATTTTCACCCCTTGGTGTTTCCCTGATGCAACAGATCGTTCGATAGGGGTTCGTGTTTCTTCCTTGATTTAGTGGCATTGTCTCCGCTGGAAGCTGGCAGAAGTTTTGTTCGGGAAATGGTTCGGCCCTGAGATTCCAAGTGCAAGCAAGGCTAGTATGATGGTAGCTTCTCCTCTAAAACTTTGGTCAAACTGAACCTTAACACAAGGACTTTCTGACCACATGATACAATGTTAGGCTGATtacgatgacatgtacctagggtagggtcttaggcctgacctagacgccctacccaaggacactaCACAAGAGTtcaaggcctacaaggttcaatAGGAGATACCGACTGAAATCCTCACGAAGTGCAATCCACTCGGATATCCCAATTCCACTCGACAATGGCTACTCACTTGACCGTACAAGAACCCACTCGAAGTACAAAATATCTAAAGTCACCCtaggatggcaacggtcaggcaTTCACTCCGTCGTCATAAAGACCATTTAATACGGGCGTTACTAGTAACATTCAGGACTTAACTCTCATTGAACCCATGTATAACTGAGCCCTGTGAGGGGtcggcgcactctatataagccacccctcccctctggcacaagggttcgcaccccctgtaactatTCAACACTCCAATCGACAAGCCTCCgcggcaccgagacgtagggctgttacctCCTTCGAGAGGGGTCTGAACTCGTAAATTTGTGCGTACAACCTCGCCGTAGCTAGGACACTGCCCAATCCTACGTACCCCCTACTTCTACTGTCAGACTCGTTCCCATGACAGTTGGCGCTCACCGAGGGGCAGGCGTCTGAGTGACTTCCGGTGAGGTTGAAATCTTTGATCTTCATCAACATGGTTTCCGGCGGTGGTTTGGCCCTGGGttgcgagatccgtctcggcacACTAACCTTCATCGCCGATGATTCCGCCTGGCTTCGTGAAGCCCCCCTCAACGTCGAGGCTCTCCCCGTTCGTGAGACGACACACTTTCACGCGAGTGCCTACAGCGTCCTCTCgcggcagccgtcgactcagtatcggtcggctcccgtggTCTCTTCGCTCCCGCTGTCTGCTGCCGCAAGCGATCCGATCATTCGCGGCTCTAGCAGTGGGTGAAGCATGTGGTGGCTCATTAGTCGACCACCCCATAAATCATGGCGATTGAGCCCAATGAATCCCTCTATGGGTTGTTTGATCAGCCGACTGGCCATTCGGACACGCTTTCTGAGTGCAAGAGCAACAATCCCACGGCGGAAGTCTTCATGGTCGACTCCCAGCGCAGTCCGCCCGGATTCCGTCATGGCGGCGGCGACAGAAGTGGCCCGTCACACGACCATGATGAGTATTACCCTCAAGCCCTCACTTCAGAGCAGAGGGAGGAGCTACATCGCAGAAACATTCAAGCTCTCTAGACCCCCATCATTGGGGAGACCTCCGAGGCTCGGGCTTTGGAGGTTGCACGCTTAGCCACCCTGGCTGAGCGTACGGGCCTGGAGAATCTTCAGCAAGCACTCGACGACCATGCCCGCCGGCAAATTCCAAGTTCTAGTCGATGGCAATGACAATTGTTTTCGACTGGGCCTCGAGAAGAGTGTCAGGTATACCGTACCCCGATCCATAATGTTGTAGCGGATGCACGTATTGCAGATTCGATTTAGCCATCCCATTCTGAGGCTGGTAGAGGGTTGCAGCAGATTCGAGCACTGCTCAGGGCAGCCGGGGAACAGAACTCAGCTGTTTCTCAGTTGCGCAATAGGATTCACAGAATGTCTATCGTGGCGGACATAGTTTAGTCAGCACACAGCCCAAGGTCGCCTCCGCGGTGTGAAGATCGTGGTTATCGCCAAGACTAATACCTTGGTCGAGGCCACGGGCAGTTTGATCCTCGATACCACCGTGATGACCACCGTCGAATGCCTACGCCCCCTCCGAGGGGCAGTTTGTACGCGCCCCGGCGGTATGATGATAGGCGCCCGTACGGTGATGAGCGGAGAGTTCGGGTCGACCCAAGAGAGCCTGGGTTCAATGCGAGCTTAGTCCTTGTATAGGGCCTGGTTGATAGAGGCAGAGCTAACAGAGAAGGGCCAGACAGAGATCGTCTGAGTGGAAGCAGCGCGTTCGTCTCTGGGCCCGAatgtttcagcagagccatccGAGCAGCCGAGATCCCGCTCAACTTCAGATTGGCTGCGGGAGTGAGAAAGTTTACTGGAGAGTCGAAGACAGACACATGGTTGGTAGATTACCGAGTGGCGGTGCAGATTGGTGGAGGCAACGATGACGTAGCCATGAAGCACCTCTCCTTGATGCTTGAAGGTTCGGCCAGAGCTtggctgaatcagttggctcctggAAGCATATTATGTTGGGAAGATTTGGCCCAAGTGTTCATCAAGACATTCGAAGGCACATGCAAGCGCCCCGCTGGGCTGTCTGAGTTGCAACATTGTgtccagaaaccgaatgaaactttgagggattacatccagcgGTGGACTACACTTCATCATCTGATGGAGAATGTTTCAGAGCACCAAGCCGTCTGTGCTTTCAAGGAAGGCATACGATACAGAGAGATCACATTGAAATTCGGTCGCTCCGGGGCCATCACATGGAGATAGCCACTCGGTACGCGAATGGCGAAGAGGAAGACCAACTCTGCAATGGCAAGGGGAATACATACGACCAAGACACCGGGGTGGAATCCCTAGTCGGAGACAGAAACGCAAGGCCGAAGCCGCTGGACAGGCCGAAGCAGCAGTGGTGAATACCCAAGCAAAATTTAAAGGAAAACCCAAGGGGCCATGGGTGCCCAAAAAGTTGAAGGATTAGTCTGGCCAGGACGTCCTAGATTTGTCGTGTCACATTCACACAAACAAGGATGAAGAGGGTAACTTGATTCTAcccaagcataccactcgacagtgcagACTCTTGATTCAGCAGTTTCGAGAGGGTTAGGCCAGTGAAAAGGGACTCTGATAAGGACAAAGATGAAGAAAAGGACGATGGTTACCCGAAGGTCAATGCTACCCtggtgatttttgctgatgttgagagcaaaagtcgattgaaagttataaacagagaagtgaacatggttgctaCGGCAACTACGACATACCTAAAGTGGTCGAAAACTctcattacattcgaccagtccgatcacccgaATCACATTGCTACCCCCGGgcggcaagctttggtggtcgacccagtcaTTGGGGGCACCTGACTGattaaagtactcatggatggtgGCATTGGTTTGAACATTCTGTATGCTGAGACCCTCCgggggatgggcattccgatgtcccaACTCAGTGAAATTAACATGCAGTTCCACAGAGTCATTCCAGGGAAGAAACCAAAGTCACTCAggcagattgctcttgatgtggtttttggtgattccaagaattt encodes:
- the LOC125553711 gene encoding probable calcium-binding protein CML25/26, which produces MVAMVVPSVFAAFDKDGDGKVSASDLRCGMAATLGEDVSEEEAAVILAAVDADGDGLLSQEEFSRLAAGAHEEDDVDVRQCCLREAFGMYASSSTEATTTTMITPASLRRTLSRLGSHELGVDECTAMICRFDLDGDGALSFDEFQVMMMA